From one Caldithrix abyssi DSM 13497 genomic stretch:
- the nuoF gene encoding NADH-quinone oxidoreductase subunit NuoF, translating into MERPLTQHIRPGETNSLADYQKNGGYEGLKAALKMTPKEVQEVVKKAGLRGRGGAGFPTGLKWSFVPIGDDAPRPKYLIANGDEMEPGTFKDRLLLEGDPHQLIEGMIISAYAIQAEIGYIFLRWAYKKAAQTISKALAEAYEAGLLGKNILGSGFDFDLYLHTSAGRYICGEETALINSLEGKRANPRAKPPFPQTSGLFGKPSIVNNIETLCNVPHILRNGSDWYKSISISEDGGTKIYGVSGKVKNPGLWELPLGVTMREVLEEKAGGMRDGLKFKGLLPGGASTDFLVEEHLEIKLDYKGVEQAGSRLGTGTMIVLDDQTCVVGMVHNLEQFFAQESCGWCTPCRDGLPWTRNILWAIENGQGKMEDLELLESLTQTLSPGNSFCALAPGAMEPLQSALKYFREDFERHIKEKRCPWRS; encoded by the coding sequence ATGGAAAGACCACTAACACAGCATATTCGGCCGGGAGAAACCAACTCGCTGGCAGATTATCAGAAAAACGGCGGCTACGAAGGATTGAAAGCCGCTTTGAAGATGACGCCTAAAGAGGTGCAGGAAGTTGTTAAAAAGGCGGGCCTTCGTGGGCGAGGCGGAGCAGGGTTCCCCACCGGGCTGAAATGGAGTTTTGTGCCCATTGGCGATGATGCGCCGCGGCCTAAATATCTGATCGCCAACGGCGACGAAATGGAGCCGGGCACTTTTAAAGACCGCCTGCTGCTCGAAGGAGACCCCCACCAGCTGATTGAAGGAATGATCATCTCCGCTTACGCCATTCAGGCCGAAATCGGCTACATCTTTTTGCGCTGGGCTTACAAAAAGGCGGCGCAAACCATTAGCAAAGCGCTGGCAGAAGCCTATGAAGCCGGTTTGCTGGGCAAGAATATTTTGGGGAGCGGTTTTGATTTTGACCTGTATCTGCACACCAGCGCCGGACGTTACATTTGCGGTGAAGAAACGGCGTTAATCAATTCGCTGGAAGGCAAACGGGCCAACCCACGAGCCAAGCCGCCCTTTCCGCAAACAAGCGGTTTGTTTGGCAAGCCAAGCATCGTAAACAATATCGAAACGCTGTGTAATGTGCCGCACATTTTGCGCAATGGCTCGGACTGGTACAAGAGCATCAGTATAAGCGAAGACGGCGGAACGAAAATTTATGGCGTAAGCGGCAAGGTTAAAAATCCCGGATTATGGGAATTGCCGCTTGGCGTAACCATGCGCGAGGTGCTGGAAGAAAAAGCCGGCGGGATGCGCGACGGTCTGAAGTTTAAAGGCCTGTTGCCGGGCGGTGCATCGACCGACTTTCTGGTGGAAGAACACCTGGAAATCAAATTGGATTACAAAGGCGTGGAGCAAGCTGGCAGCCGACTGGGAACGGGCACCATGATTGTGCTGGATGACCAGACCTGCGTGGTGGGTATGGTGCACAATTTAGAGCAGTTTTTTGCCCAGGAATCATGCGGCTGGTGTACGCCGTGTCGCGACGGCCTGCCCTGGACGCGCAATATTTTGTGGGCCATTGAAAACGGGCAGGGCAAAATGGAAGACCTTGAACTACTGGAAAGCCTTACGCAAACCCTGTCGCCCGGTAATTCCTTTTGCGCTCTGGCCCCTGGCGCCATGGAACCCTTGCAAAGCGCATTAAAATATTTTAGAGAAGATTTTGAGCGTCACATTAAAGAAAAACGCTGCCCCTGGAGGTCCTGA
- the nuoE gene encoding NADH-quinone oxidoreductase subunit NuoE — MLTDKEIVEIKEHLKHYPRKQAAVIEALKVVQEHRGYVSDESVKDVAEFLEMTPDEVDSVATFYNLIFRKPVGEHVILLCDSISCWIMGYENVRDHLKDKLKIDLGQTTEDKKFTLLTIPCLGACDRAPAMMVDNELYGNLTPEKIDEILDQYK, encoded by the coding sequence ATGCTTACAGATAAAGAAATTGTAGAAATTAAAGAACATTTAAAGCACTATCCGCGCAAACAGGCCGCGGTCATAGAAGCTTTAAAGGTGGTGCAGGAACATCGCGGATATGTATCCGACGAAAGCGTAAAAGACGTTGCCGAATTTCTGGAGATGACCCCGGATGAAGTGGATAGCGTGGCCACCTTTTACAATCTGATTTTCCGTAAACCGGTGGGCGAGCACGTAATTTTACTGTGCGATAGCATAAGCTGCTGGATTATGGGCTACGAAAATGTGAGAGATCATCTGAAGGATAAGCTAAAGATTGATCTGGGGCAGACAACCGAAGACAAAAAATTTACGTTGTTAACCATCCCCTGTCTTGGCGCCTGTGACCGTGCCCCGGCAATGATGGTGGACAACGAACTGTACGGCAATTTAACGCCCGAAAAAATCGATGAAATTTTAGATCAATACAAATGA